One region of Opitutaceae bacterium genomic DNA includes:
- a CDS encoding type II toxin-antitoxin system prevent-host-death family antitoxin yields MRPITYTMARENLAATMDRVCESCEPVVITRNRDQAVVMLSLDEYRALEETAYLMRSPANARRILSAIQQLEAGKGRTRRLMEA; encoded by the coding sequence ATGAGGCCGATCACCTATACAATGGCGCGGGAAAATCTGGCGGCTACGATGGACAGGGTCTGCGAGAGCTGCGAGCCTGTTGTCATCACTCGCAATCGCGATCAGGCGGTGGTCATGTTGTCGCTCGATGAATACAGGGCTCTGGAAGAAACCGCCTACCTGATGCGCAGCCCGGCCAATGCACGCAGAATCCTGAGCGCCATCCAGCAGCTTGAAGCTGGCAAGGGCAGGACACGCAGGTTGATGGAGGCTTGA
- a CDS encoding Txe/YoeB family addiction module toxin codes for MELVFSEQAWEDYLHWQQTNPKQLRRVNQLVKEICRSPFDGIGKPEPLKHALRGWWSRRIDGEHRIVYKMAGRQLFIAQIRLHY; via the coding sequence ATGGAGCTGGTGTTTTCCGAGCAGGCTTGGGAGGACTACCTGCATTGGCAGCAGACAAATCCGAAGCAACTTCGGCGGGTCAATCAGCTCGTGAAAGAAATCTGCCGCTCGCCTTTTGATGGCATCGGCAAGCCGGAGCCGTTGAAACATGCCCTCCGTGGCTGGTGGTCCCGGCGGATCGATGGAGAGCATCGCATCGTTTACAAGATGGCGGGGCGCCAGCTGTTCATCGCGCAGATTCGGCTTCATTACTGA
- a CDS encoding DUF59 domain-containing protein, translating into MSKASKERTLSREVIATQIPSGDKQILPAGTRLFIHQTLGGSYTVQTDFGLFRIDGRDGDSIGEAVAAGAVAATPLTDGAPDPAAVWDQLKNVYDPEIPVNIVDLGLIYSMDIEKIEEGQGGYRVSVAMTLTAPGCGMGPAIAEDAKTKVLLVPGVADAVVNITWEPPWNQSMISEEGKMKLGLI; encoded by the coding sequence ATGTCCAAGGCCAGCAAGGAACGCACACTGTCCCGAGAAGTCATCGCCACCCAGATCCCCAGCGGCGACAAGCAGATCCTGCCCGCAGGCACGCGCCTGTTCATCCACCAGACGCTCGGTGGAAGCTACACTGTGCAAACCGACTTCGGGCTCTTTCGCATCGATGGCAGGGATGGCGACTCCATTGGCGAGGCGGTTGCCGCCGGCGCGGTTGCCGCAACTCCATTGACCGACGGCGCCCCGGATCCCGCCGCCGTCTGGGATCAATTGAAGAATGTCTATGACCCGGAAATACCGGTGAACATCGTCGATCTTGGCCTCATCTATTCGATGGACATCGAGAAGATCGAGGAAGGCCAGGGCGGTTATCGAGTGAGCGTTGCCATGACCCTGACCGCACCCGGCTGCGGCATGGGCCCGGCAATCGCTGAGGATGCAAAGACCAAGGTGCTGCTCGTCCCCGGCGTCGCCGATGCCGTGGTCAACATCACCTGGGAGCCACCCTGGAACCAGTCCATGATCAGCGAAGAGGGCAAGATGAAGCTCGGCCTGATCTGA
- the sufD gene encoding Fe-S cluster assembly protein SufD has protein sequence MNTSLSPSPTPNLVGDFTSERFNAHLASLPSSVPAWWIDRKRSAYSVFASLPMPPRTDESWRFSSREHLTLSGFSSSSAVSGGSTKASSIQIEDTAAQLTFTDGRLTGRTPLAAGPASSGIIVATILEGLTTHSELLRKHFMAQPQKLGSEKFAALHTAFIPDGAFIYVPRGVELKSPIVVTHASTGAGSAVFPHTLVIAEENSKVTVVDVFVTADGDSSPKPANPAVSFDAFACGANDLYAGHGATLTYVAAQLWSYNTLSFQLNSTLVRRDARVQSLNLHLGGKQARHESLSQLQAPGALSEMLAITVASGDQEFDQRTLQIHQAPNTKSDLLYKNALLDTAKTIFSGLIVVDPDAQKTDAYQSNRNLMLSDSADANSLPGLEIQANDVRCTHGATTSQVDPAQLFYLESRGITPVVARELLVFGFFEEVLNRLENEKLHAVLIKLIELHFRSAFNQPKH, from the coding sequence ATGAACACATCCCTTTCTCCCTCTCCCACTCCCAACCTTGTCGGCGACTTCACGAGCGAGCGATTCAACGCTCATCTCGCAAGCCTTCCCTCCTCGGTTCCCGCCTGGTGGATAGACCGCAAGCGCAGCGCCTACTCGGTCTTTGCCTCCCTGCCGATGCCCCCGCGGACGGACGAGTCCTGGCGCTTCAGCAGCCGCGAGCACCTGACGCTGTCCGGCTTCTCCTCCAGCTCGGCGGTCTCCGGCGGCTCGACCAAGGCATCCAGTATCCAAATAGAGGATACGGCGGCCCAGTTGACCTTCACCGATGGAAGACTCACCGGACGCACTCCGCTCGCGGCGGGCCCTGCCTCCTCGGGCATCATCGTTGCAACGATCCTCGAGGGTCTGACGACCCATTCGGAGCTGCTGCGCAAGCACTTCATGGCGCAGCCGCAGAAGCTCGGCTCTGAAAAGTTCGCCGCGCTGCACACCGCATTCATTCCCGACGGCGCCTTCATCTACGTCCCACGTGGCGTCGAGTTGAAGTCGCCCATTGTGGTGACCCACGCGTCCACCGGAGCCGGATCCGCCGTTTTTCCGCACACACTCGTGATCGCGGAGGAAAACTCCAAGGTGACGGTTGTCGACGTGTTCGTGACGGCAGACGGCGACTCCTCTCCCAAGCCCGCCAACCCCGCCGTCTCATTCGATGCCTTTGCCTGCGGGGCGAACGACCTCTACGCCGGACACGGTGCCACCCTCACCTACGTCGCCGCACAGCTTTGGTCGTACAACACGCTCTCCTTCCAGCTCAACTCCACCCTCGTTCGCCGCGACGCGCGCGTGCAGTCGCTCAACCTCCACCTCGGCGGAAAACAGGCGCGCCACGAATCGCTCTCCCAGCTTCAGGCACCCGGTGCGCTTTCCGAGATGCTCGCGATCACGGTGGCCTCGGGCGACCAGGAGTTCGATCAGCGCACGCTTCAGATTCATCAGGCGCCAAACACCAAGAGTGACCTCCTCTACAAGAACGCCCTTCTGGATACAGCGAAGACGATCTTCTCCGGGCTGATAGTGGTGGATCCGGATGCCCAGAAGACCGACGCCTATCAGAGCAACCGCAATCTCATGCTCTCCGACAGCGCGGACGCCAACAGCCTTCCCGGTCTCGAAATCCAGGCCAACGACGTGAGGTGCACGCATGGCGCAACAACCAGCCAGGTCGATCCGGCGCAGCTTTTCTATCTCGAATCCCGCGGCATCACCCCGGTGGTTGCGAGGGAGCTGCTCGTCTTCGGTTTCTTCGAGGAGGTCCTGAACCGCCTCGAGAACGAGAAGCTTCACGCCGTCCTGATCAAGCTGATCGAGCTGCATTTTCGCAGCGCCTTCAACCAGCCCAAGCATTAG
- the sufC gene encoding Fe-S cluster assembly ATPase SufC, protein MSSLEIRDLHVAIGEKSIVKGLSLTINRGEVHAIMGPNGTGKSTLAKAIAGHPDYAITQGDVLLDGKSILEQEPDERARAGIFLAFQYPSEIPGVSIANFLRAAVQARMGEDEELDATAYYKRLYQKMDLLKIDRKFTSRSVNEGFSGGEKKRCEILQMAMLEPKFALMDETDSGLDIDALRIVADGVNTLRGPGLGVLLITHYQRLLNHIVPDFVHVMYDGRIVKSGDKSLALELESRGYDWVKQELAIA, encoded by the coding sequence ATGTCCTCACTAGAAATTCGCGACCTCCACGTAGCCATCGGCGAAAAGTCGATAGTCAAAGGCCTGTCCCTGACCATCAACCGGGGCGAGGTCCATGCCATCATGGGTCCGAACGGAACCGGCAAGTCCACACTCGCCAAGGCAATCGCCGGTCATCCGGACTACGCCATCACGCAGGGCGATGTCCTGCTCGACGGCAAATCCATCCTCGAACAGGAGCCCGATGAACGCGCACGCGCGGGAATCTTTCTCGCGTTCCAGTATCCTTCTGAAATTCCGGGCGTATCCATCGCCAATTTCCTTCGCGCCGCCGTTCAAGCTCGCATGGGCGAGGACGAGGAGCTCGACGCCACCGCCTACTACAAGCGCCTCTACCAGAAGATGGACCTCCTCAAGATCGACCGGAAGTTCACCTCACGCTCGGTCAACGAGGGTTTCTCCGGCGGTGAGAAGAAGCGCTGCGAAATCCTCCAGATGGCCATGCTCGAGCCCAAGTTTGCCCTGATGGATGAAACCGACTCCGGCCTCGACATCGACGCCCTGCGCATCGTCGCCGATGGCGTCAATACGCTCCGCGGCCCCGGTCTGGGAGTCCTCCTCATCACCCACTACCAGCGCCTCCTCAACCACATCGTGCCCGATTTCGTCCATGTGATGTACGACGGGCGCATCGTGAAAAGCGGCGACAAGTCGCTCGCTCTCGAGCTCGAATCGCGCGGCTACGACTGGGTCAAGCAGGAGCTGGCCATCGCCTGA
- a CDS encoding transcriptional repressor yields the protein MIPSAQITPDSLSQRLAGSGLRNTPQREMVYDILIKRRDHPTADEVFARVKAEMPTISLATVYNCLEALVQCSLIRQVNFERGPTRYCPNLHPHAHFHDEASGSTYDVDLPPGIVEQLKALLPHSYAVSDVEIMFRGKTHAQHLAPTDTPSN from the coding sequence ATGATTCCTTCGGCCCAGATCACTCCAGATTCCCTGTCACAACGATTGGCTGGCAGCGGTCTTCGAAACACGCCCCAACGGGAAATGGTCTATGATATTCTGATCAAACGCCGGGATCACCCCACTGCCGATGAGGTTTTTGCCCGGGTTAAGGCCGAAATGCCCACGATCTCATTGGCAACCGTTTACAACTGTCTCGAGGCCTTGGTCCAATGCAGTCTGATTCGACAGGTCAATTTTGAGCGCGGACCCACGCGCTATTGCCCGAATCTTCACCCGCACGCCCACTTTCACGATGAAGCCTCGGGATCGACCTACGATGTCGATCTTCCCCCGGGTATCGTTGAACAGCTCAAGGCACTTCTGCCGCATAGCTATGCCGTGTCGGACGTCGAGATCATGTTTCGAGGCAAGACTCACGCCCAGCATCTCGCTCCTACCGACACTCCTTCCAACTGA
- a CDS encoding galactose mutarotase: MSIFTRFLIVSCAMLPVSGASAGTSSITMNSFGKLGDGREAALYTLVNANGVRADISNYGGILVRLLVPDRNGHLDDVVLGLNSVEEYVRGSPFFGAIVGRYGNRIAHGRFTLDGRTYELVTNNEPGGIPCHLHGGKTGFDKVLWRAEPLLRDNVPGLRLHYLSRDGEESYPGNLDVTIHYWLGNDNALKIEYAATTDKATPVNLTQHSYFNLKGEGRGDILDHVLTLHAKRYTPVNAGLIPTGELAPVAGTPMDFTTPHAIGERINEAHPQLGFGGGYDHNWVIDGKPGDLRLAARVHEPKSGRLMEVWTEEPGVQFYSGNHLTPKKVGKSGKPYQPRGGLCLETQHYPDSPNHPDFPSTILRPGERYQTTTIYKFLVE, translated from the coding sequence ATGTCAATCTTCACTCGTTTTCTCATCGTCTCCTGCGCCATGCTCCCGGTCTCGGGGGCATCCGCAGGGACTTCTTCGATCACCATGAATTCGTTTGGCAAACTGGGCGACGGTCGCGAGGCCGCCTTGTACACCTTGGTCAACGCGAACGGCGTTCGCGCGGACATCAGCAACTACGGAGGCATCCTTGTTCGTCTGCTGGTGCCGGATCGCAACGGTCATCTCGACGATGTTGTGCTGGGACTGAACTCCGTGGAGGAATACGTTCGGGGTTCCCCGTTTTTCGGTGCTATCGTCGGCCGATATGGCAATCGCATCGCCCACGGCAGGTTCACGCTTGATGGCCGCACCTATGAGTTGGTGACCAACAATGAGCCCGGCGGAATCCCGTGTCACCTCCACGGAGGGAAAACCGGATTCGACAAGGTGCTGTGGCGGGCGGAGCCGCTGCTCCGGGACAATGTCCCGGGTCTTCGGCTGCACTATCTCAGTCGCGACGGGGAGGAAAGTTATCCAGGCAATCTCGATGTCACTATCCACTACTGGCTCGGCAACGACAATGCGCTGAAGATCGAGTACGCGGCGACAACCGACAAGGCCACGCCGGTCAATCTGACGCAGCACTCGTACTTCAATTTGAAGGGAGAGGGGCGCGGGGACATTCTGGATCATGTGCTCACGCTCCACGCAAAGCGTTACACGCCGGTGAATGCGGGTTTGATCCCGACGGGAGAACTGGCTCCGGTGGCCGGCACGCCGATGGACTTCACGACCCCGCACGCCATCGGCGAGCGAATCAATGAAGCGCATCCACAGCTTGGGTTCGGCGGCGGTTACGATCACAACTGGGTGATCGATGGAAAGCCCGGTGACCTGAGGCTTGCGGCCCGCGTGCACGAGCCGAAGTCGGGCCGCCTCATGGAAGTGTGGACGGAGGAGCCGGGAGTCCAGTTCTACAGTGGCAATCATCTGACTCCGAAAAAGGTCGGAAAATCCGGGAAGCCCTATCAACCGCGCGGCGGACTGTGTCTGGAAACGCAGCACTACCCCGACTCGCCCAATCACCCCGATTTTCCCTCTACGATCCTGCGTCCGGGCGAACGCTACCAGACGACCACGATCTACAAGTTTCTCGTGGAGTAG
- a CDS encoding winged helix-turn-helix transcriptional regulator, with translation MLSLEALADPTRRRIVELLARSDRTAGELVKEFDVSAPAISQHLKVLREAGLVTTRDEGQLRIQSLNPEGLDKVDAWIEKTRSFWSRRLDALERELRAEDERQKRKTKS, from the coding sequence ATGCTCAGTCTTGAAGCCCTGGCCGATCCCACGCGACGCCGCATTGTCGAACTCCTTGCCCGGAGCGACCGCACTGCGGGCGAACTGGTGAAGGAGTTCGACGTCAGCGCGCCCGCGATTTCGCAGCATCTCAAGGTGCTCCGGGAGGCGGGGCTGGTGACGACCCGGGACGAGGGGCAGCTGCGCATCCAGTCGCTCAATCCCGAGGGCCTGGACAAGGTGGACGCCTGGATTGAGAAGACGCGCTCCTTCTGGAGCCGGCGGCTCGATGCCCTCGAGCGCGAACTGAGGGCCGAGGACGAGCGTCAGAAAAGGAAGACCAAATCATGA
- the sufB gene encoding Fe-S cluster assembly protein SufB, which yields MKTPTDLETEPAETVIENPTVGIDQAVGDFKYDIYYKYDAGVGLSENTVRYISAIKKEAPWILDFRLAALKTFLAKPMPTHWATSDLLNVEFDRIRYYLSQGQKPKRTWDEVPDDIKRTFERLGVPEQERKFLAGVEAQFDSEAAYSNIKDIVAKQGVIFLNSTAALREHPELFRKFFGKVIPTGDNKFSALNSAVFSGGSFIYVPKGVKVAQPLQAYFRINAENFGQFERTLIIADEGSEVTYMEGCTAPKFSTSTLHSAVVELVALKGAKIQYITVQNWAPNVFNLVTKRGVAHENAEIKWIDCNIGSRLTMKYPGVVLKGRRARGEVISIALANDGQHQDTGAKMIHAADETTSTIISKSISVGQGRSTYRGQVHIGKHLKNCKNNTECDALLINTNSRTDTYPAITVRGDSHAVQHEASVSKVNEEQIFYMQQRGLTEAQAMSLAVNGFVNDLVRQFPMEYSVELKRLIDLEMEGSVG from the coding sequence ATGAAAACTCCCACCGACCTGGAAACCGAACCCGCCGAAACGGTCATCGAAAACCCGACCGTCGGCATTGATCAGGCCGTAGGTGACTTCAAGTACGACATTTACTACAAATACGACGCCGGTGTCGGTCTGAGCGAAAACACCGTGCGCTACATCAGCGCCATCAAGAAGGAGGCTCCCTGGATTCTCGACTTCCGGCTGGCCGCTCTGAAGACCTTCCTCGCCAAGCCCATGCCCACGCACTGGGCCACCAGCGACCTTCTCAACGTCGAATTCGACAGAATCCGTTACTATCTTTCCCAAGGGCAGAAGCCCAAGCGCACCTGGGACGAGGTCCCCGATGACATCAAGCGGACCTTCGAGCGCCTCGGCGTCCCCGAACAGGAGCGCAAGTTCCTCGCCGGTGTCGAGGCCCAGTTCGATAGCGAAGCCGCGTACTCCAACATCAAGGACATCGTCGCCAAGCAGGGAGTCATCTTCCTCAACTCAACAGCCGCCCTGCGCGAGCACCCGGAGTTGTTCCGAAAATTTTTCGGCAAGGTCATCCCGACAGGCGACAACAAATTCTCCGCGCTCAACAGCGCCGTGTTCTCGGGCGGATCGTTCATCTACGTGCCCAAGGGCGTGAAAGTCGCCCAGCCCCTCCAGGCCTATTTTCGCATCAATGCGGAGAACTTCGGCCAGTTCGAACGCACGCTCATCATCGCCGACGAGGGCAGCGAGGTGACCTACATGGAGGGATGCACCGCGCCGAAGTTCTCCACCTCCACTCTTCACAGCGCCGTCGTCGAGCTCGTCGCTCTGAAGGGCGCGAAGATCCAGTACATCACCGTCCAAAACTGGGCCCCCAACGTTTTCAACCTGGTGACCAAGCGCGGCGTCGCCCACGAGAACGCCGAAATCAAGTGGATCGACTGCAACATCGGCAGCCGCCTCACGATGAAGTATCCCGGCGTGGTCCTCAAGGGACGCAGGGCCCGCGGCGAGGTCATCTCCATCGCGCTCGCCAACGACGGCCAGCACCAGGACACCGGCGCCAAGATGATCCACGCCGCCGACGAGACGACGTCGACCATCATCTCCAAGTCGATCTCCGTGGGCCAGGGTCGCTCCACCTACCGCGGCCAGGTCCACATCGGCAAGCATCTCAAGAACTGCAAGAACAACACCGAGTGCGACGCGCTGCTGATCAACACCAACAGCCGCACGGACACCTACCCGGCCATCACCGTCAGGGGCGACTCCCACGCCGTGCAGCACGAGGCAAGCGTCTCCAAGGTCAATGAGGAGCAGATCTTCTACATGCAGCAGCGCGGCCTGACCGAGGCGCAGGCCATGAGCCTCGCGGTCAACGGATTTGTCAACGACCTGGTGCGTCAGTTCCCGATGGAGTACAGCGTCGAGCTCAAGCGTCTCATCGACCTCGAAATGGAGGGCTCCGTCGGCTGA
- the trxB gene encoding thioredoxin-disulfide reductase, which translates to MSSQTIENVVIIGTGCAGLTAAIYAARASLNPLVLEGPQPGGQLTTTSEVENYPGFPNGVDGFELTQNMREQAARFGARYEQALVTSVDFSAQPRRLVLGDRTLLAKTVIIATGASPRMTGIPGEKELFGGKGVTTCATCDGAFYRNMEVAVIGGGDSAAEEALFLTRFASRVYLVHRRGELRASKIMAERATTHEKIEMVWNSVPLEALGVAEGAVSGLKVRHVETGAERVLPVKGIFVAIGHIPNSKVFTPALEVDENGYFKPQPGSQVRTRVPGVYVAGDCSDHVYRQAITAAGMGCQAAIEAERWLAEHGA; encoded by the coding sequence ATGTCCAGCCAAACCATCGAGAACGTCGTCATCATAGGTACCGGCTGCGCCGGTCTCACCGCCGCCATCTACGCGGCACGAGCCAGCCTCAACCCGCTCGTCCTCGAAGGACCTCAGCCCGGCGGCCAGCTTACCACGACAAGCGAGGTCGAAAACTATCCCGGTTTCCCCAATGGCGTGGATGGATTCGAGCTCACCCAAAACATGCGGGAGCAGGCCGCCCGCTTCGGTGCCCGTTATGAACAGGCGCTTGTGACCAGCGTTGATTTCTCCGCCCAGCCCCGACGCCTCGTTCTGGGCGACCGCACGCTGCTCGCGAAGACCGTCATCATTGCGACCGGGGCATCGCCCCGCATGACCGGCATTCCCGGCGAGAAGGAACTTTTTGGGGGCAAGGGTGTGACAACCTGTGCGACCTGCGACGGAGCGTTCTACCGCAACATGGAGGTTGCCGTGATCGGCGGTGGTGACAGCGCGGCCGAAGAGGCGCTCTTTCTGACCCGCTTCGCCAGCAGGGTTTATCTGGTTCACCGCCGGGGCGAATTGCGCGCATCAAAGATCATGGCTGAACGCGCCACGACGCACGAGAAAATCGAGATGGTCTGGAATTCTGTGCCTCTTGAGGCCTTGGGTGTGGCGGAGGGTGCGGTCAGCGGGTTGAAGGTTCGGCATGTTGAGACCGGTGCGGAGCGCGTACTTCCGGTCAAGGGCATCTTTGTTGCCATCGGCCACATCCCCAACAGCAAGGTGTTCACCCCGGCCCTGGAGGTGGACGAGAACGGTTATTTCAAGCCACAGCCCGGATCCCAGGTGCGAACCCGGGTACCGGGGGTGTATGTGGCTGGCGACTGCTCCGACCATGTCTATCGACAGGCGATCACCGCCGCAGGCATGGGATGCCAGGCCGCCATCGAGGCCGAACGCTGGCTCGCCGAACACGGTGCCTGA
- a CDS encoding prolyl oligopeptidase family serine peptidase, whose protein sequence is MLFLHGNGERGDGDGDLDYLLMHGPLFEAWCQRRDLPFIIISPQMPMQDQGEVSYIKNRKPADIPRQLASGRHPYPPHYRGSDIMQGRPAEEIPEGKPDGIPAGLGDPLTSGKGWSLLADDVMDILDDVLVRYKGDRNRVYLTGISLGGFGTWRLASLHPDRFAAIAPVAGFGTRAVAPSLVKTPLWVFAGGRDTTVKLVYFYAALNELEKLGHNDVRFTIEADMGHDVWRRVYAGQDLYDWMLLHSR, encoded by the coding sequence ATCCTTTTTCTGCACGGGAATGGGGAACGTGGCGATGGAGATGGTGACCTCGACTACCTCCTCATGCATGGGCCGCTCTTTGAAGCCTGGTGTCAGCGTCGTGATCTCCCGTTCATCATCATTTCGCCGCAGATGCCCATGCAGGACCAGGGCGAGGTCAGCTACATCAAGAATCGAAAACCGGCCGACATTCCACGGCAACTGGCCTCCGGGCGTCATCCCTATCCACCGCACTACAGAGGCAGTGATATCATGCAGGGGCGGCCTGCGGAGGAAATTCCGGAGGGGAAGCCGGACGGGATTCCAGCTGGGTTGGGTGATCCGTTGACCTCCGGCAAGGGATGGAGCCTTCTTGCAGACGACGTCATGGACATCCTCGACGACGTCCTTGTCCGATACAAGGGCGATCGAAACCGCGTCTATCTCACCGGCATAAGCCTTGGAGGCTTTGGCACCTGGAGGCTGGCATCGCTCCACCCGGATCGATTCGCGGCCATTGCGCCCGTGGCGGGATTTGGCACGAGGGCGGTTGCGCCGTCACTGGTGAAGACGCCCCTGTGGGTCTTTGCGGGCGGGCGGGACACGACGGTGAAGCTGGTCTATTTTTATGCGGCGCTGAATGAACTCGAGAAGCTCGGTCACAACGACGTGCGATTCACCATCGAGGCCGACATGGGCCATGATGTCTGGAGGCGGGTCTATGCCGGCCAGGATCTCTATGACTGGATGCTTTTGCATTCCAGGTGA
- a CDS encoding SRPBCC family protein — translation MKSKSNSESDPNNDAHGEFIDRGEVRLTRLLPGPIERVWQYLTDPEKRARWIAGGITELRAGGRIVFAMRHANLSPGETPPERYRQVQDPGVTFEGRVLRCEPPRLLVFTFGGDDSEVTFELTPQGGSVLLVLTHRAKGEDLPDLSNYASGWHTHVALLTALLEGNLPPPFWATHARLQPEYERRLANQFR, via the coding sequence ATGAAATCGAAATCCAACAGCGAGAGTGACCCCAACAACGACGCTCACGGCGAATTCATCGACCGGGGCGAGGTTCGTCTGACACGTCTGCTACCCGGTCCGATCGAACGCGTCTGGCAGTACCTGACCGATCCTGAGAAGCGGGCCCGCTGGATAGCCGGGGGAATCACCGAGCTTCGCGCAGGTGGAAGGATCGTGTTTGCCATGCGCCACGCGAACCTGTCGCCGGGCGAGACTCCGCCGGAGCGGTACAGGCAGGTTCAGGACCCCGGGGTGACCTTCGAGGGCCGCGTTCTGCGCTGCGAGCCGCCGCGGCTGCTGGTCTTCACGTTCGGCGGAGATGATTCGGAGGTGACCTTTGAGCTCACGCCGCAGGGCGGAAGCGTCCTGCTCGTCCTGACGCATCGTGCGAAAGGGGAGGATCTGCCCGATCTGAGCAACTACGCGTCCGGCTGGCATACGCACGTTGCGCTGCTCACCGCGCTGCTTGAAGGAAATCTGCCCCCGCCCTTTTGGGCGACACACGCGCGGTTGCAGCCCGAGTACGAGCGGCGCCTCGCGAATCAGTTCAGGTGA